One window of Methanogenium organophilum genomic DNA carries:
- a CDS encoding condensation domain-containing protein, with the protein MTFPSSRPAPAFDLFNVYFERIYDPTMHLVFAFDGELDEDILRTATRRLLERDPYLRSRFAEGDGMPRWEETPETEWGRAFVYLPENEEEDRMDANAFPPTTPPAPLDVRCGPQLRITLSRETEGDRVTVTCHHGFCDAGGLRDLARTLFTTYGELLRNPDFRPAPTGWYDRSMHPFLSRFTEEEKQAAQENEEPFVDRWRFPTERTGRGTPRIASRTLSPDRLRRAKAFGKEHGATINDIMIGACYLAFHAVRNDPEDCDAPRSLLTSADLRRHLTVTDRTEEFPPMNLSVAYEVTVTAGGNARLKDVIGQVTAITRKRKAEGAAMGLGCILFYEEICAGGMPAVRQFFDTMMEGYETTGQKNPVFSNIGIFREDEFLPLVGRDGRSLGLTDVCLLPCVCWPYGFLICLSTYRDAMRIVVAYEEGPYLGETVERFLAYVEEYLPW; encoded by the coding sequence ATGACTTTCCCCTCCTCCCGTCCGGCACCTGCCTTCGACCTCTTCAATGTCTATTTCGAGCGCATCTACGACCCGACGATGCACCTCGTCTTTGCTTTCGACGGGGAGCTGGACGAGGATATCCTCAGAACGGCGACCCGGCGCCTCCTGGAACGAGACCCCTATCTCCGGTCACGGTTTGCGGAAGGGGACGGGATGCCCCGCTGGGAGGAGACCCCGGAAACGGAGTGGGGGCGGGCGTTTGTTTATCTTCCGGAGAATGAAGAGGAGGACAGGATGGATGCAAATGCATTTCCTCCCACAACGCCGCCTGCTCCGCTCGATGTCCGTTGCGGGCCGCAACTGCGGATCACCCTCTCACGCGAAACGGAGGGAGACCGGGTAACGGTCACCTGTCATCACGGGTTCTGTGACGCAGGCGGCCTCCGGGACCTTGCACGCACCCTCTTTACCACGTATGGAGAGCTCCTGCGAAATCCGGACTTCCGCCCCGCTCCCACCGGGTGGTACGACCGCAGCATGCACCCGTTCCTCTCCCGGTTCACGGAAGAGGAGAAGCAGGCAGCCCAGGAGAATGAGGAGCCCTTTGTGGACCGGTGGCGGTTCCCGACAGAGAGAACGGGGCGTGGGACACCACGTATTGCCTCCCGGACCCTCTCTCCCGATCGGCTCCGGCGGGCAAAGGCATTTGGGAAAGAGCATGGCGCCACAATCAATGATATCATGATCGGGGCCTGTTATCTCGCCTTTCATGCCGTCCGCAACGACCCTGAAGACTGCGACGCTCCCCGATCGCTCCTCACCTCCGCAGACCTCCGGCGCCATCTCACCGTTACGGACAGAACGGAGGAATTCCCACCCATGAATCTCTCTGTCGCATACGAGGTCACCGTGACCGCCGGAGGAAACGCCCGCCTGAAGGATGTCATCGGTCAGGTGACGGCAATCACCCGCAAGCGTAAGGCGGAGGGTGCCGCGATGGGTCTCGGATGCATCCTCTTCTACGAAGAAATATGTGCCGGGGGAATGCCCGCCGTCCGTCAGTTCTTTGATACGATGATGGAGGGGTATGAGACGACCGGGCAGAAGAATCCGGTCTTCTCGAATATCGGTATATTCCGTGAGGATGAATTCCTCCCGCTTGTGGGAAGGGACGGTCGCTCCCTTGGTCTCACCGATGTCTGCCTCCTTCCGTGTGTCTGCTGGCCGTATGGGTTTCTGATCTGTCTTTCCACCTATCGCGATGCGATGAGAATCGTGGTGGCGTATGAAGAGGGGCCGTATTTGGGGGAGACGGTGGAGCGGTTTCTTGCATATGTTGAGGAATATCTGCCCTGGTGA
- a CDS encoding putative sulfate/molybdate transporter produces MDLLTHHPYNRDDLPKPAFTLREAAGSVGDFGTILPIVLGVALVSDMNISHILFFFAVWFIISGFYYRLPVPIEPMKAIGAVVIAGSLTHDIIAASGIIVGIFFLLAGLMRWMEALKKYIPQNVIRGVQAALALLLLKSALGFATGDIIPFTVATLVIALFWVGAKYTRIPDISALIVVFGGVGAGILISGMPEFILPALPTVFLPSPEVFFPAFTDLVLPQIPLTITNAILATSLLTLDLFRHEIKPDRLSATIGVMNLVSVPFGGFPMCHGAGGMAGQYRFGARTGGANIIAGIILLAFAFLFASAGVLSIIPTGIFGALLLFVALELGIHATKTDSAVVTGVIAVVSIVGNITIAFIIGMILAWGRIWYRKRTGQDP; encoded by the coding sequence ATGGACCTGCTGACACATCACCCATATAACAGAGACGATCTGCCAAAACCCGCATTTACCCTGCGTGAGGCCGCAGGATCAGTTGGCGACTTCGGGACGATCCTGCCAATTGTCCTGGGTGTGGCGCTTGTATCCGATATGAATATCAGCCACATTCTCTTCTTTTTTGCCGTATGGTTTATTATTTCCGGGTTTTATTACCGTCTCCCCGTGCCCATCGAGCCGATGAAGGCCATCGGTGCTGTTGTTATTGCAGGCTCACTCACGCATGACATCATCGCTGCATCCGGCATTATTGTCGGTATCTTCTTTCTTCTGGCAGGCCTTATGCGGTGGATGGAGGCACTGAAAAAGTATATCCCCCAGAATGTCATCCGGGGTGTGCAGGCAGCCCTTGCGCTCCTGCTTTTAAAATCAGCCCTCGGATTTGCTACGGGCGATATCATTCCGTTTACTGTGGCGACACTGGTCATTGCGCTCTTCTGGGTCGGGGCGAAGTACACCCGGATACCCGACATCTCCGCGCTCATTGTGGTCTTCGGCGGAGTGGGTGCAGGGATTCTCATCTCCGGCATGCCGGAATTTATTCTGCCTGCTCTCCCCACCGTATTTTTACCGTCACCGGAGGTGTTCTTCCCGGCATTCACCGACCTTGTCCTCCCGCAGATCCCGCTCACGATCACAAATGCCATCCTTGCAACCTCTCTTCTGACACTGGACCTCTTCCGGCATGAAATAAAACCGGACCGTCTCTCTGCCACTATCGGTGTAATGAATCTGGTCTCTGTTCCCTTCGGCGGATTTCCGATGTGCCACGGGGCAGGAGGGATGGCAGGACAGTACCGCTTTGGTGCACGCACCGGCGGGGCAAACATCATTGCAGGCATTATCCTGCTTGCATTTGCCTTTCTTTTCGCCTCAGCAGGCGTGCTCTCCATAATTCCCACCGGCATATTCGGCGCACTCCTCCTCTTTGTGGCGCTCGAACTGGGAATTCATGCAACGAAAACCGACTCCGCGGTAGTGACCGGTGTCATAGCTGTGGTCTCCATTGTAGGGAACATCACTATCGCATTCATTATCGGCATGATACTTGCATGGGGACGAATCTGGTACAGGAAACGCACCGGACAGGATCCATAA
- a CDS encoding amino acid kinase family protein, translated as MSTMKKRREIKNKLQGETLVRRSLEYGENQDRIVRIAPNLNVVKIGGHGTVDFGSKVLLPILDEIRQLKEQYEMLVVVGGGVRVRHVMDIGIDLGMPTGILAELTGDVSTQNTKMVAALLAEDGGIRVEVDEIMDLPMLMRMGLLPVMAGTPPYSYFEEPSPGTVIPQHRTDTGAFLAAEVIGAKSCTLLKNVDGLFTENPFINPEAELIKEISAEELLDMKMDDMVLERKVVELLVNAKNIREVRIINGHERGTLERALKGENPGTLITAD; from the coding sequence ATGAGTACCATGAAGAAACGCCGCGAAATAAAGAACAAATTACAGGGAGAAACACTGGTACGCAGATCTCTTGAGTACGGAGAGAACCAGGATCGTATCGTGCGGATAGCACCCAACCTGAATGTGGTTAAGATCGGCGGCCACGGAACGGTGGACTTTGGTTCAAAGGTGCTGTTGCCGATTCTGGATGAAATCCGTCAGCTCAAGGAACAGTATGAGATGCTTGTCGTGGTGGGCGGTGGTGTTCGTGTCCGTCATGTGATGGACATCGGCATTGATCTTGGGATGCCGACCGGGATTCTTGCTGAACTGACAGGGGATGTGAGCACGCAGAATACCAAGATGGTTGCGGCCCTGCTCGCTGAAGACGGTGGTATCCGCGTTGAAGTGGACGAAATTATGGACCTCCCGATGCTGATGAGAATGGGCCTTCTTCCGGTGATGGCCGGCACCCCGCCCTACAGCTACTTCGAAGAACCTTCGCCCGGGACAGTCATCCCGCAGCACAGGACTGACACCGGAGCATTCCTCGCCGCCGAGGTTATCGGGGCAAAGTCCTGCACCCTGCTGAAGAATGTTGACGGACTCTTCACCGAAAACCCGTTCATCAATCCGGAAGCAGAACTCATAAAAGAGATCTCGGCAGAAGAACTCCTTGACATGAAGATGGATGATATGGTCCTGGAACGCAAGGTTGTCGAACTTCTGGTAAATGCCAAAAATATCCGGGAAGTACGTATCATCAACGGGCATGAGCGTGGCACTCTGGAACGTGCCCTCAAGGGGGAAAACCCCGGCACTCTCATCACGGCGGATTAA
- a CDS encoding ATP-dependent DNA ligase: protein MDFLDFSHICDALEGTAGRLDMTSIVQDVLPKLDEEDIPLFIRYLMGRPFPDWSPQKIGIGPNSVYDAVAYVAGRDRRAVVAAVNRSGDPGRAVEELLAKKEQMSFFSESLTLTEIGRDFTLLAATGGTKSQKEKDRVLRRLFGNASPLEGRYLARLLLGELRIGIGEGTMRDAIAGAFGVNPAAVEHAHQAANDLGEVALLARTGEDALYAVHIEPFRPVKMMLAKQGTVTDMLREAGTIAAEYKYDGTRFQFHKSGGVCRMYSRRLEEVTHAIPDVVAMLDAATPHDIILDGEVIAVRDGRPLPFQYVLRRFRRKHNVDSHIEEITLAPNIFDILWVDGETLIDLPFTERRKRLEAAVSDTYVAPQLVSGDEDEIAALYRRALEEGHEGIMIKDPRSPYTPGVRGKLWVKIKPAVDTIDLVVTGAEWGEGKRAHIFGSFLLSCLGEDGSFIPLSKVATGFSDEALQEMYAALSDLVISEEGKMVRVEPQIVVEVGYAEIQKSPNYTGGFALRFPRFIRMRDDKSPEEIESLRMIEERFAAQSAR, encoded by the coding sequence ATGGATTTTCTGGATTTTTCTCACATATGTGATGCACTGGAAGGAACCGCCGGACGGCTCGATATGACGTCAATCGTACAGGATGTTCTGCCGAAACTGGATGAGGAGGATATTCCCCTTTTTATCCGCTACCTGATGGGACGGCCCTTCCCGGACTGGAGCCCGCAAAAGATCGGGATCGGCCCGAACAGTGTCTATGATGCAGTCGCCTATGTGGCAGGCAGGGATCGCCGGGCGGTTGTCGCTGCCGTCAATCGCAGTGGAGATCCCGGCCGGGCGGTTGAGGAGCTGCTTGCAAAAAAAGAGCAGATGTCCTTTTTTTCCGAGTCACTGACACTAACTGAGATCGGGCGTGACTTCACACTCCTTGCTGCAACCGGCGGCACCAAATCCCAGAAGGAGAAGGACCGGGTACTCCGCAGGCTCTTTGGGAACGCTTCCCCCCTCGAAGGACGATACCTTGCCCGCCTGCTTCTGGGGGAACTCAGGATCGGTATCGGAGAGGGGACAATGCGGGATGCCATTGCAGGGGCCTTTGGAGTGAATCCTGCCGCTGTAGAGCATGCCCATCAGGCGGCAAATGATCTGGGAGAGGTGGCACTCCTCGCACGCACCGGTGAGGACGCCCTGTATGCCGTCCATATCGAGCCGTTCCGTCCGGTGAAGATGATGCTTGCCAAACAGGGAACTGTCACGGATATGCTCCGTGAAGCGGGCACCATCGCTGCTGAATACAAATATGACGGCACGCGGTTCCAGTTCCATAAATCGGGTGGTGTCTGCCGGATGTACTCCCGGAGGCTGGAAGAGGTAACCCATGCGATTCCCGATGTGGTGGCAATGCTTGATGCAGCGACACCTCACGACATCATCCTCGATGGAGAGGTTATTGCTGTCCGTGACGGTCGCCCACTCCCTTTCCAGTATGTACTCCGCCGCTTCCGCCGCAAACATAATGTTGACTCCCATATTGAGGAGATTACCCTTGCCCCGAATATTTTTGACATTCTCTGGGTGGATGGTGAGACGCTCATTGACCTTCCCTTCACAGAACGCCGGAAACGACTGGAGGCGGCTGTATCTGACACCTATGTTGCGCCGCAGCTGGTGAGTGGGGATGAAGACGAGATTGCCGCACTCTACCGCAGAGCACTCGAAGAAGGGCACGAAGGCATTATGATCAAAGACCCCCGCTCCCCGTATACTCCGGGTGTGCGTGGCAAACTCTGGGTGAAGATCAAACCAGCGGTGGACACCATTGATCTGGTGGTCACCGGCGCGGAGTGGGGTGAAGGAAAACGGGCGCATATCTTTGGGTCATTTCTTCTCTCCTGTCTGGGTGAGGATGGGTCATTCATCCCGCTCTCCAAGGTGGCGACCGGATTTTCCGATGAGGCTCTGCAGGAGATGTATGCAGCCCTCTCTGATCTTGTCATCTCAGAAGAGGGAAAAATGGTCCGTGTCGAGCCGCAGATTGTGGTGGAAGTGGGCTATGCGGAAATTCAGAAGAGCCCGAATTACACCGGCGGATTTGCCCTGCGGTTCCCCCGGTTTATCCGGATGCGGGATGATAAAAGCCCGGAGGAGATAGAGTCCCTCCGGATGATTGAAGAACGGTTTGCGGCCCAGTCCGCTAGGTGA
- a CDS encoding P-loop domain-containing protein encodes MTETWNAALKAIIPTLTGCRAGPDMKHITYGANAYCVRSHSRDELRFCLPLLVTESVSKTACPDSRGQDGAVWAALEHIKTQVPRIPALAPVGGRGTRHPRHCIAHTEPCTLICTPDGMGEALWKPDRNNFLDAFGLHILVRGALPYPGPPTVPAQHDVREKLRDLCDAIGDAEASVSPRQVETAVLTAIDQKSLRQRLPEEGIITFIADGSLMARKETEVRNHYRIAGPKEGVHIPFFCPETLTPAEFDCEGSGGSLTGFAIRRREAVAIIGSNAEGKTTIIHGILSGVDDHAPGDGREGIVTRRGIERIAAGAYGLKGADVSLFFKSLPPGVNGTPKMAYGAGSGSLVMAYECVRACARKAPAILFDEDTAANNLLIPSSFQTEDVTPLSEVLHHNREALGETALIFAAGSSDMLVARADVIIRLKDHAADAVPPQEFRAHLQDHLREMLASLNEEKGTPRI; translated from the coding sequence ATGACGGAGACATGGAACGCTGCCCTGAAAGCTATCATACCAACACTCACCGGGTGCAGGGCAGGCCCCGATATGAAACACATCACGTACGGCGCAAATGCCTACTGTGTCCGTTCCCATAGCCGCGATGAACTGCGATTTTGTCTCCCGCTTCTCGTCACGGAGAGTGTATCAAAAACAGCCTGCCCCGACAGTCGCGGACAGGACGGGGCAGTCTGGGCAGCGCTGGAGCATATCAAAACACAGGTTCCCCGCATCCCGGCACTCGCACCGGTGGGCGGCAGGGGAACCCGTCATCCCCGGCACTGCATTGCCCACACCGAACCCTGCACCCTCATCTGCACACCGGACGGCATGGGGGAGGCGCTCTGGAAACCGGATAGAAACAATTTTTTGGACGCGTTCGGTCTGCATATCCTGGTGCGGGGAGCACTCCCGTACCCGGGGCCGCCCACCGTCCCGGCACAGCATGACGTGCGTGAGAAACTCCGGGACCTCTGCGACGCCATCGGTGATGCCGAAGCGTCAGTTTCCCCCCGTCAGGTGGAAACAGCAGTCCTCACGGCCATTGACCAGAAATCCCTGCGCCAGAGACTGCCTGAGGAGGGCATCATCACGTTTATCGCGGATGGCAGCCTGATGGCACGAAAGGAGACGGAGGTGCGAAATCACTACCGCATCGCAGGCCCGAAAGAAGGAGTGCATATCCCCTTTTTCTGCCCGGAAACACTCACACCAGCGGAATTTGACTGCGAGGGGAGTGGGGGAAGCCTCACCGGCTTTGCCATCCGCAGGCGGGAGGCAGTTGCCATCATCGGTTCCAATGCGGAAGGAAAGACAACCATCATCCATGGCATTCTCTCAGGGGTAGACGACCATGCACCCGGTGACGGACGGGAAGGCATTGTCACCCGCCGTGGCATTGAACGGATTGCTGCCGGAGCATACGGCCTCAAAGGGGCAGACGTCAGCCTCTTTTTTAAGAGCCTTCCCCCGGGGGTAAACGGCACCCCGAAGATGGCGTACGGTGCAGGCAGCGGATCACTGGTGATGGCCTACGAATGTGTCCGTGCCTGCGCCCGCAAGGCTCCTGCCATTCTCTTTGATGAGGATACCGCAGCTAACAATCTGCTGATCCCCTCCTCGTTTCAGACAGAGGATGTTACCCCTCTCTCAGAGGTCCTCCACCATAATCGTGAGGCGCTGGGTGAGACTGCACTGATCTTTGCGGCAGGCTCATCGGATATGCTTGTCGCCCGGGCGGATGTAATTATCCGGCTGAAAGATCACGCGGCAGATGCCGTACCGCCACAGGAATTCCGGGCACACCTGCAGGACCATCTCAGGGAGATGCTCGCATCGCTGAACGAAGAAAAAGGGACACCGCGGATTTAA
- a CDS encoding MBL fold metallo-hydrolase, producing MKVTVLASGSKGNSIYIEGNGGALLVDAGISSRRIRSSVAACGGDITCLEGLCITHEHSDHIRGVDVFTRQCPVSVFGTGGTLAGVKETLKSPKSADLRRVTPGETFYTDTFSVTSFSTSHDAADPTGFCISDGEVTVGVCTDTGMVTPAMMTYLSRCDCLVLESNHCPVMLENGPYPVFLKRRIADKNRGHLSNRAASNVLSELCSDLSAAVLAHLSEENNTPEKALGTARETLALFSHDVELEVGLQHAATRTVEV from the coding sequence ATGAAGGTTACCGTCCTTGCAAGCGGCAGCAAAGGAAACAGCATCTACATTGAAGGGAACGGTGGCGCCCTTCTTGTGGATGCAGGCATCAGCAGTCGCCGAATCCGGTCATCTGTTGCGGCCTGCGGCGGAGACATCACCTGTTTGGAAGGGCTCTGTATTACCCACGAGCACTCGGACCATATCCGGGGCGTGGATGTCTTTACCCGCCAGTGCCCGGTGTCCGTCTTCGGCACCGGTGGAACGCTTGCCGGGGTGAAAGAAACCCTGAAATCCCCGAAATCAGCTGACCTTCGCCGGGTCACGCCGGGAGAGACATTTTATACCGATACATTCTCAGTGACTTCGTTCTCCACCTCACACGACGCAGCGGACCCGACAGGATTCTGTATCTCAGATGGTGAGGTGACAGTGGGTGTCTGCACAGATACCGGGATGGTGACTCCCGCAATGATGACGTATCTCTCCCGCTGTGACTGTCTCGTCCTTGAGAGCAATCATTGTCCGGTGATGCTTGAAAACGGGCCGTATCCGGTATTTCTGAAACGCCGGATTGCAGATAAAAATCGCGGTCATCTATCCAATCGGGCGGCGTCAAATGTCCTTAGTGAACTCTGCTCTGATCTCTCGGCAGCAGTTCTCGCCCATCTCTCTGAAGAGAACAATACGCCGGAGAAAGCCCTTGGAACTGCCCGCGAAACACTTGCGCTCTTCTCTCATGATGTAGAACTGGAAGTCGGGCTTCAGCATGCCGCGACCCGGACCGTTGAGGTGTGA
- a CDS encoding carboxypeptidase-like regulatory domain-containing protein, translating into MKSTVPGICILLLLLPAACTALDTGDMNLSSELIGITVSTPVEGMDLWIDVVPPHAAVVGEIRASADIRSIRVESAAGEVSCGNDTSFACSVPVSAGANTIYIIAEDHKGNRAECMVNVTVHIGLPPPPEITVFGRVTATDGSPLFGAIVEFESGTGLSFNNSPLRLTTVTGDDGTYRAENLVGYRQKIAVRKDGYLPFQSECVFENQMSEQDFVLECEEPTVAGSVLATCGMVVPAGLALLLFRKKRS; encoded by the coding sequence ATGAAATCTACGGTTCCGGGAATATGTATCCTGCTTCTTCTTCTTCCGGCGGCATGCACTGCACTGGATACTGGAGATATGAATCTCAGCAGCGAGCTCATTGGCATCACCGTTTCAACTCCGGTTGAGGGAATGGACCTCTGGATCGACGTTGTCCCCCCTCATGCCGCAGTTGTAGGTGAAATCAGGGCTTCTGCAGACATCCGGAGCATCCGTGTCGAAAGTGCTGCCGGGGAGGTTTCATGCGGGAATGACACCAGTTTCGCATGCAGTGTGCCTGTCTCTGCCGGTGCGAATACCATATACATCATTGCTGAAGACCACAAGGGCAATCGGGCAGAATGCATGGTGAACGTTACTGTCCATATCGGTCTGCCTCCTCCCCCGGAGATCACGGTTTTCGGACGAGTCACGGCAACTGACGGCAGTCCCCTATTCGGTGCAATTGTGGAATTTGAATCCGGAACAGGACTTTCGTTCAATAATTCCCCCCTTCGTCTGACTACCGTGACGGGAGATGATGGTACGTATCGTGCGGAGAATCTCGTTGGGTACCGGCAGAAGATCGCTGTCAGGAAAGATGGATATCTTCCTTTTCAGTCGGAATGTGTCTTTGAAAACCAGATGTCTGAACAGGATTTTGTACTGGAATGTGAGGAGCCGACTGTGGCGGGTTCCGTTCTTGCGACATGCGGTATGGTGGTGCCGGCCGGACTCGCTCTCCTGTTGTTCAGGAAGAAGCGTTCGTAA
- a CDS encoding DUF2117 domain-containing protein: MPDGCTIIAHGPEVFDTGEIVTVSEALLPKEVIVAGVMARTAAEESGFPCRFNARPPSLVVRHLPPGADAWLLNRGKTPASGEEFGRIVASRSDRPLCHIECSSRTVYGWNGADPCRTREAARRLGFEAVFMTADRRAGHGNTREIRGCRPGEPVFTNGIVIGHATADTAVLAPENGGILAVSGIILKDHGIEKLLRKGPVDLSRAWCKSGPVRSQAAHVAERRSPVGHIAVIDHAACDIYAQVNPGTCGVISIGDDTTAVCGHICAHLGIPVFGVTDGDADTVVDHSCCEGSVIVEVTEGRDDEKGLEIAGTIPPAPCHWDCWVSSTLRSRPDIRIVRDAR; the protein is encoded by the coding sequence GTGTACCATCATCGCCCACGGACCGGAGGTCTTTGATACAGGCGAAATCGTCACAGTTAGCGAAGCACTTCTCCCAAAGGAAGTTATCGTTGCCGGCGTGATGGCACGGACGGCAGCAGAGGAGTCGGGATTCCCATGCCGATTCAATGCACGGCCGCCATCTTTGGTTGTCCGGCACCTGCCTCCGGGGGCAGACGCATGGTTGCTCAACCGGGGCAAAACACCCGCATCAGGTGAGGAATTCGGACGGATTGTCGCATCCCGCTCTGACCGGCCGCTCTGCCATATCGAATGCAGCAGCAGGACAGTCTACGGATGGAATGGTGCAGATCCCTGCCGTACGAGGGAGGCAGCGCGGCGCCTGGGGTTTGAAGCGGTGTTCATGACCGCAGACAGACGTGCAGGGCACGGGAACACACGGGAAATCCGCGGGTGCAGACCGGGCGAACCAGTCTTTACCAATGGTATCGTTATCGGCCATGCAACTGCTGATACTGCTGTTCTTGCACCGGAAAACGGAGGGATTCTGGCCGTATCCGGCATCATCCTCAAGGACCACGGGATCGAAAAGCTCCTCAGGAAAGGGCCGGTGGATCTGTCACGTGCATGGTGTAAGTCAGGTCCGGTACGATCACAGGCGGCTCATGTGGCAGAGCGGCGCAGTCCCGTGGGCCACATTGCGGTGATCGACCATGCCGCCTGTGACATCTACGCGCAGGTGAATCCGGGAACCTGTGGTGTCATCTCAATTGGAGATGATACCACCGCTGTCTGCGGTCATATCTGTGCCCACCTTGGCATCCCGGTCTTCGGGGTGACTGATGGCGACGCTGACACGGTTGTCGACCACTCCTGCTGTGAAGGTTCCGTGATTGTAGAGGTTACAGAGGGACGGGATGATGAAAAGGGCCTCGAAATTGCAGGGACAATCCCCCCGGCACCCTGCCACTGGGACTGCTGGGTGTCGTCCACCCTCCGCTCCCGCCCCGACATCCGTATCGTGAGGGATGCCCGGTGA
- the hisD gene encoding histidinol dehydrogenase — protein sequence MLKPLQVGAWVQSRRSDLDNVREPVEAIIRQVRDEKDAALRDLTARFDGIEIEDFRVTEEEIEAAYEEVDAELTERLIEAEARITQFHELQKRTGMWLQETEPGITLGVKTTALSRIGAYVPGGRAAYPSTALMTAVPARVAGVKEICCCTPPPIHPLTLVALDIAGVSEIYRLGGAQAIAAMALGTETIEPVQKIVGPGNIFVTAAKMMLRDHAEIDFPAGPSEIGIIADDTAVPEYIAADIMAQAEHDPKAACILVTTDTKIAEAASAEVARMFTESPRQEIIGKALENSGYIIAETLDEAISLINEIAPEHLSIQVADTFSVLSKIENAGSIFAGPFTAVACGDYASGTNHVLPTAGYARMYSGLNVDHFCKTSTIQMIDREGLEAIGDIVETLADAEGLHAHAESVRVRRK from the coding sequence ATGTTGAAACCGCTGCAGGTCGGGGCCTGGGTGCAGTCCCGTCGGTCCGACCTTGATAATGTACGTGAACCGGTCGAGGCGATCATCCGGCAGGTGCGCGACGAGAAGGACGCCGCCCTGCGTGACCTGACTGCCCGGTTTGACGGAATCGAGATAGAAGACTTCCGTGTCACTGAAGAGGAGATTGAGGCGGCCTACGAGGAGGTGGACGCCGAACTCACCGAACGTCTTATCGAGGCGGAGGCCCGTATCACCCAGTTCCATGAACTCCAGAAGCGCACCGGGATGTGGCTGCAGGAGACCGAACCCGGTATCACCCTCGGGGTGAAGACGACCGCACTCTCCCGTATCGGTGCCTATGTGCCCGGCGGGCGGGCCGCATACCCGTCCACGGCGCTTATGACCGCGGTTCCCGCACGGGTGGCAGGAGTAAAGGAGATCTGCTGCTGCACGCCGCCGCCCATCCACCCCCTGACACTCGTCGCGCTTGATATTGCCGGCGTCTCTGAGATATACCGCCTTGGCGGGGCACAGGCCATTGCAGCGATGGCCCTTGGGACAGAGACCATCGAACCGGTGCAGAAGATCGTCGGGCCGGGGAACATCTTTGTGACAGCGGCAAAGATGATGCTCCGCGACCACGCGGAGATCGACTTCCCGGCAGGCCCCTCCGAAATTGGCATCATCGCAGACGACACAGCAGTGCCTGAATATATTGCAGCAGACATCATGGCACAGGCCGAGCATGACCCGAAGGCCGCCTGCATACTTGTCACGACCGACACCAAAATCGCAGAGGCAGCCTCTGCTGAAGTGGCCCGCATGTTTACCGAGAGTCCCCGGCAGGAGATCATCGGGAAAGCACTGGAGAACTCCGGCTACATCATCGCAGAGACACTGGACGAGGCCATCAGCCTGATAAACGAGATTGCCCCCGAGCACCTCTCTATTCAGGTGGCGGATACCTTTTCCGTCCTTTCAAAAATTGAGAATGCCGGCTCCATCTTCGCAGGACCTTTCACCGCGGTTGCCTGCGGGGACTACGCCTCCGGCACAAACCACGTCCTCCCGACGGCCGGCTACGCCCGGATGTATTCGGGCCTTAATGTGGACCACTTCTGCAAGACGTCAACCATCCAGATGATTGACCGGGAAGGGCTGGAAGCGATTGGCGATATCGTCGAGACGCTGGCCGACGCCGAAGGGCTGCATGCGCATGCGGAATCGGTCAGGGTTCGGCGGAAATAA